Genomic window (Oryza sativa Japonica Group chromosome 3, ASM3414082v1):
GTAAAATAAGGTAATTCAGTTTGGCCTTTTGCATTACAGGTCCATGTAAAACAAGAGCTATTGACACAACCATGTCTGTCGGTTTAGTCTAAATGTCACCATGATCGATCTTGCCAAGAAACTCAATGATGAGTACCTGCAATATGACATGAACATCACATGGAGGCATGAAGCACCATCCAGAGATAGTTAAATATAATTCCATTCAATTTAATCTATATATCTAGCCTCCTATCATTGAACTCGTTGAATAATGCAAGCTTTCTGAAAATATATAACAACTTGgcatatatgtaattttatatagttaacAAAAGTAAATATACTAAAGAAGGACATCCATACCATGTAAATTGCTGAAATATATTAGTGAAAATGTTAATTATGAAAGAAGAAATACAACATTATATTTACTCTCAAGAACCTCAGTAGTGTATCCGCTCAATCACGCATTCACGCTTGTTGCTCTGACCCTGAAAACCCAATCACGCATCAAATTGACAAGCTGAAACAGAAGGTTACCACCATTCAAGTTATTGCAAAcattaacaaaatatatttcttGATTGTGCAATGATATTTAATTTACCTGAAATCAAGATTACTGAATACTAAAATCCATTGCCTCTTACAAATCTATTATGGCCTCTGCATCTACAAGTTTAGTCTGTAGTTCCTCCAAAGTTTAATGGCTAAACAAAACTGAAAACATACCACAAAGTTGAGTCAACGTTTAATGAAAAATGACCATAGCATATAACCATCGGATGCCACACTTACAAATGCCTATTTACTGAATTTCTAAAGAACAAATCAATGTTCCCCCACCAGCTACAATCCAACAGAAAGGGGAATGCAGCAGTTTGTATGTAGCAGTAACGGTGGTGATGTCGCGGCGCGAGGTGAGGTGGTCCAATGTCCAGAATGTCAATTTGAGCTGAATAGGGACCTGCATTGTGTCTATGCATGCTGAACTGCAATATTGGTGAGAGAAATAAAGATGAACCCAGGTAGGTGCTACATTTTTGGCACAGTGGAGATTTTTATAAAACCTGAAAGTGCAATACATGTGCAAAATTCTCTCAGGATTCAGGAAGCTTGCCTGCAGCACAACTTAAGCGACCTGGATGAGTTTTATGAAAATCTCAAAAATCTAGATAACAATGTCAATTGCAACTGGAAGAGTGAAATGCCGCTGCACAACTCAATGGATTGCCTGGAATCCGAATTACAATTTACAAACCATATGGGAGCAGACACTAATCTGGGGCCTTATGCACTGCCAAATCCAACATCATTGCCCCTCCACAACCGCTGAACTCCTAGTTGTGACCTCCTGCCGTCGCGTCGTTCCATCGAGTAAGCATTTTATCGAGCATCTACAGTACCTGCATAACGCACTTTCGGGAACAAATAGCAAAAAAAGGTGGGAGGCAAAGGTGGGCGGGGAACCACCTCGGCGCCGGAGGGGCAGGCCCAGACGCAGCTCCAGCCTCCGGTGGATGGAGGAACCACCTCGGCCTCGGAGGGGGAAGTCCCGGGCGTGGCTCCGGCGGAAGGGGGAACCACCTCTGCGCCGGCGGGGGCATGCTGCGGAGGTATCCTGATGTGATTTGCGGCAGAAGGAGACTGACAGCGGTAGGGACACACCTCGTGGCTGGTGGGGGCAGGCTGTGGTAGAGTGCGGCAGCGGCTGGGAATGACCTCGGCACCGTCGGGGGCAATCCCGGGCACTGGTCCGGCAGAAGATGGAACCACCATTGTGCCGGTGGGGGCAGGCTGCGGTGGAGTGCGGTGGCGGCTTGGAACGACCTCTGTGCCGTCAAGGGTGGTCTCGGGttccggcggcggctggggaaGACCTCGGCTCCGGCGGGGCAGCGGTGGagtgcggcgacgacggctgGAGAAGAACTCGGCTCTGGCAGGGGCAGCGGTGGAGTGAGGCAGCGGAGCCGTACACGCGAGGAGTGAGTAGCGCGGAGGCGTAGTCTTCTCGCGGTGTTTGCGCGGTGGAGAGGGTGAAATCGTGGTGGACACTGGACGGTAGGGATCGTAGATCATGGCGATGCAGATACGGATGGACGGTAGGGATTGATCCGGGTGATTTAGCATGTGGGATTGGAGGGGGgcaactcctcctttttatactagatgaaaccccgcgcattgctacGGGAATTTCGTATGATAAACatagaaaataaatataagatgAAGATGTGTTCTTTCAACTAAATGACACGATTTTGTATGCTTCATATAATTGCATATTTTATAATCATCGAGAAAACTATAAGCAATTGAGATGATTTGCTTTATGATATTTTAGATCAAATATTGCTTGATCGTCTAAAGGAAAAAACTAAGATGATGGGACACAAAGGACAATGTGGACCATAGagctataaataattaaaatggtATGGCTTaatgaaagaagaaaaatagcaTTAACTATATAGTTCGTGTGTACATTAAAGTATAAAAAACATGATGAGCAGCGTGTGAGACGGTACTCTATGTTCaatttgtgaaaagaaaatataatatttttgaataaaaatCTGACAAACCATTCAATTTCTGAAAACAAAGAATAGTACAGCATAATTAATTTTAGAACTAAAAATAATAAGATATAGAAGTGTATGCTCACAGCTCATCACCAACGTCACCTAGGCCAGACAATCACATAGTCAAAGAACTGTTCAAAGGTAAAATTATAAACCCAtcatgagaaaaataaaaataccagTTATCACTACTCTAAAGTTATCAAACAACAAATTACGTAATAGATTTTATGTTATCATTTGGAGATGAGCGGAGATGAATGCACGGTTTGTCAATCGActtccaaaaaataaaatagcatTTGACCTGTAAGTCCAGCAAacaccatgaaaaaaaaaacttctgttCGTCAGTTTGGAAGAAACATTCTGATTGAGATGTCCATTCTATAAGTACTAAAAACATCAAAACCGATAATAATTCTACTGTGAAGGAAGACATGTAGCATAAATCTCAGTGTAAAGTTGGTTCACTAAAGAAAATAAATGTGCCCCGGACCACATATATAAACTCTCTTTTGTCACCAAAAAGTTTGTAGCACACTTGCCTGAGGGAAAGGTAGGTAAGAACCTGAAAGTAAGGCCACAATGAATTAATGAGCCCATGACGATCTTCAAATTTATTCATCTAACTATCTCTATTTCCATATGAGCAAAACTGTAATATGAGATAGAAGAATATGAATACTACTTATATATGAAAAAAGAAAGCGTTCCTTATTTAAGCAACAGAGTATTTCTTCTTTTGCATATGAATATGGTAGCAGCACCATGACCGGAAAAAAGGGTAGCACATTTGTGGTTGGTTTCAACAGATCAAGTCTGACAGAAGCCTACAGAAAACCACAATGCCAATCatatacattaaaaaaaacattgatcAAGTCTTACAGTTCTTATACAATTGCTGGGCATGGCATCTGCATAATTGAGTATCCAGTAAATTACACATTGATAAAAACTGCACACTGGTTAGCCAATTATATGAATCATCATGCAGATGCATCGTGGGACTGCTATCCAACAGTGGAATCTATATACACAATCgatggagagagaaaagaaaatattatacCTTAGTGGGATAAAGAGCATATATGTTTCCTGAAAGCCTGATAGATCTGTAAGTAACACTGTTAAGAGCACATGAATCAAAGAAAAACACACTTCATGCCTTGCTCTTGCTTCGTAAAGTTCTTCTCAGGCAGGAAGTCGATAACCCAGCCTACGGCATGCGCCAACCTAGCTATTGCTTCTGCTTGACTGATGATGCCTTGCCTCCCAGCGTGGACGATGGTTCTTGTGGTTTATCTAGCTAGAGGATGAATTGAAAGCCGTTTAGAGGGAGAATAAATTGGATTAACAGGCTTCGATCTCCATATTGACGGGAAGGGAAGAGTCGCAGAGGTGCCCACTTGCTCTACCTGCTTCTTCAATGATGGAATCTGAAGGGGAACCTTCCGCGTGCGtggtccgccgccgccctcgaccgcgacctccgccaccgccgccctcatccgcgtccgctgccgccgccgccgccgtcgccgcgctcgtccgcatccgccgccgtcgccgccgcgctcgtccgCGACCGTCGCCGCTGACGCCACGCTcgtccgcgaccgccgccgacgccgcgctcgtccgcgaccgccgccgcgtcgttgTCGCCATCGATAGAGTCCGTCGCCACCGTAGTCGCTGTTGCTGTCGGGGGAGGCGAATATGCGGTGAGGCAGCGGGAGGCAAATAGTCGATGAGGCCAGGGGGAGGCGATATGGTGCGGAAGGCCGGAGGCAGCGAAGGGATGCAACGAGGACCACTTAGATGTAATCCAACGGCTGACAATTTCAACGGCTGATAATTAAATGATGACATGGCTTCACCAAATTTTAGCTTTTGGTCTTAACTTTATAAAAAGAAGGGATTAGTATAGATTTCCGTGACATTTTTATGGCAATGTAATAGGAAGTTTCTTctcaaaaaattaaataagcCAATCTTTTAAATTGGTAATAGTTAATACTttattaatcatacgctaattaCTTTATTTGACCGTCGGTGGGAATggggaaagagaagagaggataattgatgataaaatatttttgttttacgGGCTTGTTTAGATTGATGCACAAAGCAAGCCGATCAAAATCGTTGCTCACAAAACAATTTGGCCAACCCAttaataccaaaattttagtaatgcTCATCCTGTGTCGTACAAGTTAGTCTCAAACCAAAACGATGGCCAAATCGATCCTGCTAAggaattagggtgtgtttgagaatGAGAGGATTGAAGTCACCGCCGACAGCAGCACCTCCAGAAGTGCCTGCCGATGGAAGTCACTGCCGCCGTGGGCCTcggaccgccgtcgccgccgcgacggGCGCCCCTACCACGAGCTCGccttgctgccgccgccacgtcgtcgcgagctccgccgcccccgccacgAGCTCGCCCGATCCGGCCGCCGGGGGGGCCGGATCCGCCTCCAGCGCGGCCGGATCCGGCGcctctgccgccaccgccatccctgccgccgtcgtcccAGCCTCCGCCGTCCCCACCGCCATCGACCCAGCCGCGCccctgccgtcgtcgtcgccttcctcgccgccatcTCTATCCCCATCGCCAGTCGCCACCCCTGTCACCGTCGCCACGCCCTGGGCTGCTCCCCCGGCTGCCCAACGAGACGACGTCAACGAGCGAggagccccgccgcctccgtcctTGCCGCcgcgcggctttgccggcggccgctcaagcggcgtcgaggtggaggaggaagatggggggagggggcggccggaGATCGATGCCTTCCGTGCTGCCCCTTGGGGAGGGCGACGCGAGAGTTTTTCCCTGCAGcgaaaacatattcaatttttataataggtaaagattctccttctctctttccTGGTTCCCTCTCGATCCCGTTTGCATGTGGACTGTCATGGCATTGGTGGCCTTCTCGTGCAGTTTGAGCTTAAGTTTGAGGTGGGTGCGTGCGGTGATCTCATCATGGTCATTGCCGACGCATTGTTGTGGTGGTCATCGCCGACGAGGTCTCGAGCCCACGCTTCTTCGCGGTTGATTGAGCTGCTCCACCCCAATCTGGCCCATCACCAGCGGCGGCTGGATCCCTCGACCTCAAGGTCCGATACGTCGTCTATAAAGGGCAGAGAAGCTTGAGGTCATCCTACCACCAGATCCACGCTGTTAAGCGCTCATCGTCGTCTCCTGCTTTGCGCCACCAAGCTCGTTGGCAAGGTTAGCAGCGACGACCGCCCCCACAAGGTCGAACTGCCACGCTTTCCCACCAGATTATCTAGCTAGGTGACATGCCTCGACCGACCACAAGGGTCCCACGTGCTCCCTTCGGTGACAACAATAGTCCTCTCATAGTGCGACCATGTACGATCGTGGCGAAGCTCCTAGAGCACATGGACGAGGAGGGCATGGAAAGCCAAACATGAACTTGAGGAGGAAGTCGAGGACTTTGGTTGGCTCTTCTTTATGGATAGAGTTAATACAAGAGATCTTCTATATAGAAAGCATTGTGTTCCTGACAATGCAACTGTCTATTGCGCCTGCTGCTCTTAGAATATATAGGGGAAACAAGGGaacatcttttctttactcGCAGTTTCAGTATGCAGTTGTTGGAGTGTGCTGGGTTGGAATTGGAGCACTTCCCAGGAGTTTCATCGTATGATCCAATCACAGAGTGCTTTTCTTTCACAGAGTGCTTTTCTTTCTCTAATCTCTGTTTCATGGAACTTATGTTTTTGGCTACCTAGAATATTTGGAAGAAGAGAAATAACCTAATTTTCAATGGAATTTAGCCTGAGGTTCTCTCCTGGAAAAGGAGTTTAAAGTTAGATTTGAGTCTACATTTACCTAGGCTTAAGGAGATTCATCCAAGGCTTACGTGGTTTAAAAGTGCGTTTGCTGCCGCTTTCAATGAGCGATTAAAATAGGGTCTTTTAGGTGTAAAAAGTCAAATGTAATtaaagtatactccctccgtcccataataagcgTACTTGTGGGTTTcagtgtccaactttgaccatCTGTAttgtttgaaatatttttat
Coding sequences:
- the LOC4333509 gene encoding SH3 domain-containing protein C23A1.17, which codes for MLNHPDQSLPSIRICIAMIYDPYRPVSTTISPSPPRKHREKTTPPRYSLLACTAPLPHSTAAPARAEFFSSRRRRTPPLPRRSRGLPQPPPEPETTLDGTEVVPSRHRTPPQPAPTGTMVVPSSAGPVPGIAPDGAEVIPSRCRTLPQPAPTSHEVCPYRCQSPSAANHIRIPPQHAPAGAEVVPPSAGATPGTSPSEAEVVPPSTGGWSCVWACPSGAEVVPRPPLPPTFFCYLFPKVRYAGTVDAR